The sequence below is a genomic window from Streptomyces sudanensis.
GAGGGGTTGCCCGACCGCCGCTACACCGAGCTGCGGCAGGTCTGGGAGGACCTGCCGACCGTCCCGGTCGGGATCTGAACCGGGCCGGGAACCGGGGAGCGCACGGCGCGGGGGAGCGCCGGCCGGGACGCTAACCGCGGGCCCGGTGCGCGGCCTCCGCGACGTCACGGGCCCGCGGCGGGGCCAGCCGCAGCAGGTACGTGGTCCCGCCCAGCACGGCCCGGACGGTCCCCCGCGGCACGTACCAGGGCTCCACCACCCACACCTGCGACAGCGGTGCGCTGTCGATCTCGCTGCCCCTGCTGTTCAGCAGTGTCAACCGCCCCTCCGCCACCCGGACCCGGCCCGCCGTCGTCAACTGGCGCCACCCCCGCCGGATGAGTACGCCCCGCTCCTCGAATTCCCGTACGGCCACACCGCGCCCCCAGTCGCCCCGCACCCCGGCCTTTGGTGGACCATACCCGCGCCGGGACGGCGAGAAATGCACCCCGCCGCCCTCCTGCCCGGCGCCCCGCCGCCGGGCGGCGGCCGCCAGGTACCGGGGCACCGGGCGCCGTGAAGCCCGCGGCGTCCCGGGCGGACCGCCGGCTCCCGGGCCGCCCGGCCTCGGGCCGCCCGGCCTCGGACCGCCGGGCTCCCGGACCGTCGGACTCCGTCCTTCGCATCTCCGCGCCCCTGCGCCTCCCCACTTCCCCGCTTCCGTGCTTCCGCCTCCCGCGTTCCCGGTGGGGAGGNGCGGNACCGGTTGCCGCCCTCCCCNTTATGACCCCGGATGCGAATAGTAAGGNGTANNNGGNNTNNNNGGGCGGGCGGGACGCCCCCGATCCGGTGGGCACGGGTCCCGTGAAGGCGCCCGCGGCGTCCACGGCGGTGCCGGCGCGCCGGCCGCGCGGGGCGGCGTCCGGTGCCCCGCACCCCGTTCCGGAGGCGGTCCGCGCCCGGGGCGGTGATCGTGCTTCCGCACCGGCGCCGGGTACGGGCACCGGTGTTACAAAGGAGCGTGGTCACCTTCTCCGACCGGCTCCGAAGCGTCTCGGTCCGGTCACTGGCCGAAAGGCACCCGCGCAGCGTCGCCGGGCAGGTGTTCGCCCTGCAGGTGGCGCTGGTGGTGCTGCTGGTCCTCGGGACGCTCCTCGCCCTGCTGCTCCAGTCGCGGTACGACGGCGACCGCGAGGCCCGCACCCGGTCCGTCGCCGTCGCGGAGGCCTTCGCCCACGCGCCGGGCCTGCCGGAGGTCCTGGCGCGCCCCGACCCGTCGCGGGTGCTCCAGCCCGCCGCGGAGGCCGCCCGCAGACGGGCCGGCGTCGACTTCATCGTCGTCATGAACGTCGACGGCATCCGCTACAGCCATCCGCTGCCCCAGCGCATCGGCCAGCGGTTCGTCGGCACCATCGAGCCGTCCCTCGCCGGCAAGGTCCACACCGAGCACGTCCGCGGCCCCCTCGGCGAGGAGGTGCAGGCCGTCGTGCCCGTCACCGACGCGGACGGCCGGGTCGTCGGCCTCGTCTCCGCCGGACTGAAGGTGCGCAACGTCACCGGCGCCGTCGACCGCCAGCTCCCCGTCATCCTCGGCACCAGCGCGGCCGGGCTCGCCGTGGCGACGGCGGGCACGGCCCTCGTCGCCCGCCGCCTGCGACGGCAGACCCACGGCCTCGGCCCCGCCGAGATGACCCGCGTGTACGAGCACCACGACGCCGTCCTCCACGCGGTCCGCGAGGGCGTCGTCATCGTCGCCGGCGACGGCCGCCTCCTGCTCGCCAACGACGAGGCGGTACGGCTCCTCGGCCTGCCGCCCGGCGCCGAGGGGCGGCACGTCTCCGAACTGCCGGACCTCGACCCCCGCATGGCGGACCTGCTGCGCTCCGGCCGCCTCGCCACCGACGAGGTCGTCCCCGCGGCCGGCCGGCTCCTCGCCGTCAACCAGCGCCCCACGAGCCCCCACGGGGGCCACGGCGGCACCGTCGTCACCGTCCGGGACACCACCGAGCTGCGCACCCTGTCCGGCCGCGCCCAGGTCGCCCGCAAGCGCCTCGACCTGCTGTACGAGGCGGGCGTCGGCATCGGCACCACCCTCGACGTGGCCCGCACCGCCCAGGAGCTCGCGGACGTGGCCGTGCCCCGCTTCGCCGACTTCGCCACCGTCGACCTCGCCGAGCCGGTGCTGCGCGGCGACGAGCCCGCCGCGACCGTCGGCGCCATGCGCCGCGCCGCCTCCCGGGGCGTCCGCGACGACCACCCGCTCTACCCGGTCGGCCACGCGATCGACTTCCTCGCGTCCACCCCGCAGGCCCGCGGCCTCGACTCCGGGCGCGCCGAGCTCGTGCCCGACCTGTCCCGCGCTCCCGGCTGGCACGCGCAGGACCCGCAGCGGGCCGGGCGGATCGTCGCGTACGGCATCCACTCGCTGATCGCCGTGCCGCTCAGGGCGCGCGGGACCGTCCTCGGCGTCGTCAACTTCTGGCGCTCCGAGAAGCCCGGCCCCTTCGACGAGGAGGACGTGGCCCTCGCCGAGGAACTGGCCGCCCGGGCCGCCGTCGCCATCGACAACGCCCGCCGCTACACCCGCGAGCACACGATGGCCGTGACCCTCCAGCGCAGCCTGCTGCCCCGCGCCCTGCCCGAGCAGAGCGCCGTCGACGCCGCCCACCGCTACCTGCCGGCCCAGTCCGGGGTGGGCGGCGACTGGTTCGACGTCATCCCGCTCCCCGGCGGCCGCGTCGCGCTCGTCGTCGGCGACGTCGTCGGCCACGGACTGCACGCCGCCGCCACCATGGGCCGCCTGCGCACCGCCGTCCACAACTTCTCCACCCTGGACCTGCCGCCCGACGAGCTCCTCGGCCGCCTCGACGACCTCGTCGGCCGCATCGACCAGGACGAGACCGAGGCGGGCGGCGGCGCCGGCACGATCGGGGCGACCTGCCTGTACGCCGTCTACGACCCGGTGACGCGGCGCTGCGCCCTCTCCAGGGCCGGGCACCCCCTGCCCGCGCTGGTCCACCCCGACGGGACCGTCGAGTTCCCCGACCTGCCGGCCGGGCCGCCGCTGGGCCTCGGCGGCGTCCCGTTCGAGACCGCCGAACGGGAACTGGCGGAGGGCAGCCTGCTGGTCTTCTACACCGACGGGCTGATCGAGGAGCGCAGCCGGGACATCGACGTGGGCCTGGAGCTGCTGCGCGAGGCCCTCGCCCACCCGGGCCGCGGCCCGGAGGAGAGCTGCCGCGCCGTCCTCGACGCACTGCTGCCCGACCGTCCCGCGGACGACGTGGCGCTGCTGATCGCCCGCACCCGCGTCCTCGGCCCGGACCGCGTCGCCGACTGGGACGTGCCGTTCCGCCCCGAGGCCGTCGCGGAGCTGCGCGCCGCCGCCGGCGAACGGCTCGGCGCGTGGGGGCTGTCGGAGGCGGCGTTCGCCACGGAACTGATCCTCGGTGAGCTGGTCACCAACGCGATCCGGTACGGCTCCGCCCCGGTGCACGTGCGCCTCATCCACGACCGGGGCCTGACCTGCGAGGTGTCCGACGGCAGCAGCACCTCGCCGCACCTGCGGTACGCGGCGGACACCGACGAGGGCGGCCGGGGGCTGCTGCTGGTCGCCCGGCTCGCCGAACGCTGGGGCACCCGCTACACCGAACGGGGCAAGGTCGTCTGGGCCGAGCAGTCACTGCCCGGCGCGGGCCCGTACGGCACCGGACCGCCCCCCGGCCCGTCCGGCGCGAACCTCCCGTGACCCGCGGCGACGCGAACGGGTGACCTGTGAGGCGCATCGGGTGACGCGGTCGCGCTCCCGCCCGCCCGCCGCGGAGCGCCTCCGCCCCGGAACCCGGACGCGGTCCGGGTCCGCCCCCGCCCGGAGACCGGAGCCCGAAGCCGCCTCCGGCACCCGCGTGACCCCGGGGCGGGCCCGCCGGGGAGGAGGGGCGGTCGCAGGCGCCGCCCCGATCGGCGCGGGGCGGCGCGGTCGAGGGGTACCGCCGGTGTCACGAGTCTCCGCCGACCTCCTTGTTGATCGCGGTGGGGGAGTCGTACTCCTTGTCCGGCAGGGACTTCAGCGCTTCCATGACCTCCTTGCCGGCGCCGTTCTCCTTCGCCTGCCGGACGACGTCGTCCTTCGAGGCGGGGTAGCTGACCCCGCTCAGGTTCCGCTGCATCTCGATGGGGTTCACGTTCATGGCCGGCGAGTACCACGCGCGCGATTCGCCATACCGACCGGCGTTCCGCAGGGCGAACCCATCACGGTTGCATCACAATGTCGTGTGAAGGTCGGTCAGTGCGGGCATATCCCGCGCGGGGGCGGCGCCCGGACCGGGACGCCGCCGATCACCCGACTTCTTCGCACCATCCCCGAGGGAGACGCGTCTCGCCGTCCTCCCCTCTCACCTCATGGCGTCGGAAAGGCAGGTACGCCCATGCTGTTGGCGCATCCGGCTGTGCTTCGAGAGCTTGTCGCCCGGTACGAGTCCCTCTGCGCCGCCGCGCAGGACCACGCGATCGCGCCGGACCTGCAACGCCGCCTGGACGACGTGACGTACACGCTCTGCGTGACGACCGGGACCCGGAAACTGGAGCACGCCCTCGCGGCCGCGCGCGCCAGGCTGGCGGCCACGGCGGCCGGTTAGGGGGGACGGCGGAATGCCCGACGGCCCCGGTCCAGGGGTAGACCGGGGCCGTCGCGGGTGTCCGCAGGGGAGGGCGGGGCACCCGGCAGCGAACACCCGGGGCGGCGCGAGGAGGGAGCGTCGCCCACCGGTGTCCGGTCGGCGGGCACCGCGCCGCGCTCGTCTCCGACGGCGCCGCGATGCCGTGCGAGCAGTAAATATTTATACCCTTGAGTAAGCAAGGGCATGAAAAATTTCATGCGTCCCGATGGCCGAAAAAAACGGTGCCGCGCGGCCGCTCGCACCCACCGGGAACACCGGCCGGACCGCCCGGCCGCCCTCAGTCGTCGAGGAAGAAGTCGTGCTGCAGCGCGACCTGCTCGTAGCGTTCCAGCCGCGACTGCGTACGCTCCGGCTCGGCGTCCGCCATCGCCTGCAGCACCGCGGCCGACAGCACCCCGGGCGCCGCGTACGAGTCGAACACGAGCCGTGAACCGGTCGGAGCGGTGAGCACCGCGTCCACCTCCTCCCTCAGCGGCCCCAAGGTGGAATCGCTGATCAGCGCCACGCGCAGACCCGTGTCGCGCGCCACCCGCACCGCCTCCAGCGTCTCGTTCGCGTGGCGCGGCATCGCGTAGGCCAGCACCCACGAGCCGCCCGCCTCCCACGCCTGGAGCAGCGCGTCGTACGCGACGCTCCCGCCCCGCGTCACCACCCGCACGTCGGGGTGGATGCGCCGCGCCGCGTACGCGAAGTACTCCGCCAGCGACGCCGAGATCCGCAGCCCCACCACCGTCAGGGGAACGGAGCGCGCCAGCCGCCGCCCCACTTCCAGCACCTGCCCCGGATCGGCCAGAACCCGTCGCAGGGTCTCGAGGTTCGCGATCTCCGCGTCGACCGCCGACTGGAGTTCGTTGCTCCGGATCTCCTCCCGGGAGTCCGCCGCCCCCGCCACCGCGCTCAGCGCGATCGGCTGCAGCGCCTCCCGCAGCGCCGGGAAGCCCGAGTACCCCAGCGACGTCGCGAACCGCGTCACCGACGGCTGGCTCACCCCGGCCCGCTCCGCGAGATCGGTGATCGACAGGAACGCGGCCTCCGTCAGGTGGTCCACCAGGTACTGCGCGATGCGCCGCTGGGCGGGGGACAGCCGGTGGCCGGTGAACAGTGCCCGCACCCGCTCCGTGGGTCCCGCCTTCGGAACCGGCCGCCCCGGGGTGATCGCGGCCGCCTGCGCGCGTGCCCGCTGCCCGGATGGCACTGTTGGCACGATCCGTCTCCTCCCGGTCCCAATTCCGCCCAACATAGCTCACGCCGGAACGCGGCCGGGCGGGACGGACGGTCCCGCCGGAACCGGGCGCTCCCCGCGGCCGCCGCACCCGGAGCCCGGCGGCGGGCCCTGCCGGGGGCGGGTTTGCCCTTCCGGGTCCCGGCAACCCGGAACGACGTTCGAGGAAGTCGCCGGAAACCCGGAAACGTCGGGAGGCACGTCATGGCAGCGTCCGACCAGATCAGCGCCGAGCTGTGGGACGAGTTCCACACGGTCGTCAACATGACCTCGCGCGAGCTCCAGGAGTGGCTGAGCACCCAGGCCGCCGGCGAGGAGACCGAGGAGCTTCCCGACCGGGCCGGACCGCGCACCGGCCGCCGCGTCCTGGAGATCCTCGGCAAGCGGCGCACCGACCTCACCGAGGACGACGTCGCCGTGATGCGCCGCGTCCGCGACATCGTCCGCTCCCAGCGCGACCCGGACCTGGAGCCGGAGGCCGGCGGCACCGACTGGCGCCACGGCCTGATGAACATCGGTCACGACCCGCTGAAGCCGGTCTGAGCCGCGCCCCTCTCCCGCGCCGGGCCGCCGACCGCCTTCCCGCCCGGGCGCGCCGGTGCCGGTGCCACGAGGACCGTTCGCGTCGCCCCCCCGTTCCTCCCCGCCGGGGCCGTACCGGCGCCGGCCCGGCGGCCCGGGGACCCGTCCGCCGCCGGGCCGGGAGGGGTCCCGGGGACGGGAAGGGGTCAGGGCCAGGAGGGCTCCCGGCGGGGCACGACCACGATCTCGCCCGCCACGCTGCCGTCCGGCACCGACAGGGCGTACAGCACGGCGTCGGCGACGACGTCGGGGCTCTGCAGCATCGACACGTCCGTCTCCGGGAAGCGGTCCATGATGAACGGCGTCTCCATGCCGCCCGCCACGATGCCCGTCACGCCGATGCCCGGGCAGTCCCGCTGCGCCTCCTTGAACAGCGTGTGGGTGAACGCCCGCAGGCCCGACTTGCCCGCCGCGTACGGGCCGGCCTCCGTCCAGGTGCGGCGGGACGCCGTGGACAGGATGTTCACGATGTGGCCGCCGCCGCGCGCCACCATGCGCCGGTAGGCCTCCAGGCACAGGTACACCGGCCCGAGCAGGTTCGTCTGGACCACCCGGGTGACCTCGTCGGCCGTCAGGTGCTCGATGGGCTTCGACACGTCGACGGCCGCGTTGTTGATCAGGACGTCCACCGGCCGTCCGGCGCCGTCCAGTTCCCGGAAGACTCCCGCCACCGCGTCCGGGTCGCGGACGTCGAGCTCCACGAAGCGGGTGTCGCCGCCGTTCCCGTTCAGCTCGTCGCACAGCTCCCGCGCCAGTTCCTTGCGCACGTCGGCCACGAGCACCGGCGCGCCCGCCTCCGCCAGCCGCCGCACGATGGAGGCGCCCAGCCCCCGCGCCCCGCCGGTCACCAGGGCCTGCCTGCCCCGCAGGTCGACCCGCACTCCACTGCCGCCCATGCCGCATCCTCCGCCTTCCTCGGACGTGTCCGCCGACTTCCCCACTGTGGCCCGGCGGCCACCGTCCGGCACCCCGGGCGGCCGGCGGGGTGGGCCGGACGGGCCACCCCGCCGGCGGNCGCNCCCGGCGCCCGGGCCGGCCGGCGGGTCAGTCGCGGGCGGGGCGGACCGCCGCCCGGGCCGCGCGGTGCGCCAGCAGGGTGGTGGAGCGGCCGTCCAGGTACGGCAGCACCACCGCCTGGCCGCCCCAGCCGCGCAGCACCTCCGCCTCGGGCAGGTCCTCCGCCGAGTAGTCGCCGCCCTTCACCCACACGTCGGGCCGCAGCCGCGTCAGCAGCTCCGCCGGGGTGTCGCCGTCGAACACCGCGATCGCGTCGACGCTGCCCAGCCCGGCCAGCACCCGCGTCCGGTCCGCGACCGGGTTCAGCGGACGGCCCGGCCCCTTCAGCCGCGCCACCGACGCGTCGGAGTTGACGCACACGATCAGGCAGTCGCCGATCCGCCGCGCGCTCTCCAGCAGGCCCACGTGCCCGGCGTGCAGCAGGTCGAAGCAGCCGCCCGTCGCCACCACCGTCCCGCCCCGCGCCCGCACCCGCTCGGCGAGCGCGAAGGGGTCGGCGACCGGCGGTTCGTGCCGCTCCGGGGCCGGGGGCGTGCGCCACAGCGCCGGGTTGCCCGCGCCGCCCGCCGCGACGAACGCCGCCGCCTCCGCCACACCCAGCTCCACCGCCTCCTCCGGCAGCGCCCCGTCCGCCAGCGCGGCCGCCGCCGCCGAGGCGAAGCAGTCGCCCGCGCCGCACGGGTCGCCGGACGCCCGGTACGGGACGGGCACCAGCATCGGCGTGCCGGCGCCGGGCCCCGGCCGGGTCAGCAGCACCCCGCGTTCGCCGAGGGTCACCGCGACGGCGGCGGCCCGCCACCGCTCCGCCAGCTCCGCTCCCCGCCGCGCGTACGCCCGCAGCGACTCGCCGCCCGCGCCGGGGGCGAGCGCCCGGGCCTCGGCGGCGTTCGGCGTGGCGATCCGGACGCCGGGAACCGGCGCGCCGCCCCGGGGGTGCGGGTCCCACACGACCGGCACTCGCGGCGCGACGGCCGCCAGGACCTCCCGCACCGCGTCCGCGGTGCGCCGCCCGTAGTCCGCGACCAGCACCGCGTGCGCGCCGGACAGCGCGTCGCGGACCGCGCCGCCGGGCTCCCCCGGATCACCGCCGCCGCGGTCGATCCGCACCAGGGGCCGGCCCGACGCCAGGACGCGGGTCTTCACCGGCAGGGTGCCCCGCAGGGGCAGCTCCACCAGCCGGACCCGGCCCTCCAGGGACAGGCGCACCGCGTCGCTCGCCGGGTCGTCGCCCAGCGCCGCCACCAGCACCACCTCGCGCCCGTCGCGGGCGGCGAGCGCGGCGGNCAGCCCGGCGCCGCCGGGCCGCCGCCGGTCGCCCGTCACGTCGACGACCGGCGCCGGGGCGTCGGGCGCGAGCCGCGTCGACACGCCCTCGACGTCCTCGTCGAGCAGCGCGTCCCCGACGACCACCAGCGGCCGGCGGGCGCTCACGACGTCCTCCGCCGCGCCGCCGCCGGCTGGAACGCGCCGGCCGCCCCGCCGGTCCGGCGCACCGGGCCGGCCTCGGCCGCCGCGTCGAAGCACTCGCACAGCACGTGCACCGCCACCAGGTGCGCCTCCTGCACCGTGGCCGTCGACGCGGCGTCCACGCACAGCGCCTCGTGCGCCGCCTCGGCCAGCGGGTTCGGCGCGGGCCCGGTCAGCGCCCACACCCGCATCCCCGCCGCACGGGCGGCCGCCGCCGCCGCGACCAGGTTCCCGCTCCGCCCCGACGTGGACAGCAGCAGCAGGACGTCGCCGGGGCGGCCGTGCGCGGCGACCTGGCGGGCGTACACCTGGTCGAAGCCGTAGTCGTTGCCGATCGCGGTCAGGCTGGAGGTCTCGGCGTGCAGGGAGATCGCCGAGTACGCGGGACGCTCGCGCCGGTAGCGGCCCACCAGCTCGGCCGTCAGGTGCTGCGCCTGCGCGGCGCTCCCGCCGTTCCCGGCGGCCAGCAGCCGGCCCCCGCCCGGCAGGACCACCGCCAGCCGGGCGCCCCACCGGGCGATCCGGTCCAGGTGGTCCCGGCGGAACCGGCCGACGGCGTCCTCCAGGGAGGCGCAGTGCCGCAGCGCCGCCTCGCGCGCGGCGGGGGGGAACCCCGAGGGGAGGGAGTGATCGCTCATGTGTGTTCGGGCGCCTGTCCCGGCGGAACGGCCGCGGCGGACCCGCACCTCCTTCGTCGTTCGGTTCGGCTGCCGATCGGGGGTTCAGGCCGCGCCGGTCACGGCGGGCCGGGCGGCGCGCACCCGCGCGTACACCGCCTCGGTGGCCGCCCCGACGCGCTTCCAGTCGTACCGGTCGAGCACCCGCCGCCGGCCCGCCGCGCCGCACGCGGCGCGCAGGTCCGGGTCGGCGAGGAACTCCCCGGCCGCCCGCGCCAGGGCGGCCGGGTCGCGGGGCGGCACGAGCCGGCCGCAGCCGGGGTCGTCGACCGTGTCGAGCTGGCCGCCCACGGCGGTGGCGACCACCGGCCGCCCGCAGGCCATCGCCTCCAGCGGCACGATCCCGAACGGCTCGTAGTCCCCGGGGCACACCACCACGTCCGCGCTCCGCAGCAGCGGCGCCACCTCGTCGCGGGACACCGCGCCGGTGAACCGCACCCGGTCGGCGACCCCGGCGAGCCGGGCCACCCCGCGCAGCCGCCGCACCTCCGGGTCCGCGTCCAGCCCGGACGGGGGCGGCCCGCCGACGACGAGCAGTTCGGTGCCGGGCAGCCGGGACAGGGCCGCGATCGTGACGGCCGCGCCCTTGCGCGGCACCAGGCGGCCGAGCTGGACCAGCCGGTACCGGAAGGGGCCGCGCGGGGCGGCGGGCCCGGCGGGGGAGAACTGCCCGGGGTCGACGCCGCACGGCACGACGCTCACCCGCTCCGGCGGGATGCCCATGCGCCGCAGCTCCCGCACCTCGTCCCGGCAGGTGGCGACGATCCGGTCGCAGGCCAGGCCCACCTCGCACTCGGCGGCGATCCGCTCGGGCGGGCTGGTGTCGGCCGCCTTCTGGTGGCGCCGCTTCACGGTGCCCAGCGCGTGGTACGTGTGCAGCAGCGGCACCCGCAGGGCGCGCGCCGCGCGGACCGCGGCGACCCCCGACATCCAGAAGTGGGAGTGCACCACGTCCGGCGGTCTCCCCTCCAGCACCCGCGCCGTGTACCGGCCGAAGGCGTCCATGTACGGCAGCAGCTCGTCCTTCGGGACGGGCTCGGGCGGCCCCGCCGGCACGTGGTGCACGACCACGCCGGGCCGCATCACCACCTCGTCGGGCAGGCCGTGGTCGTCGCGGCGGGTGAACACCGCCACCTCGTGGCCGCGGTCGGCGAGCGCCCCGGCGAGACGCGCGACGTGGACGTTCTGCCCGCCCGCGTCGACGCCCCCCAGCGCCGCGAGGGGGCTGGCGTGCTCCGAGACGAGCACCACCGACAGGGGTCCCGCGGGGTCGTGGCCGGTCATGAGCGCACCTCCGTCAGCACGCGCTCCCAGTCGTCCAGGAAGCGCTTGAGCCCGTACCGTTCGAGGGCGGCCTGCCGGGCCCGGGCCCCGTCCTCGGCGGCCGCCTCCGGCTCCTGCAGGTAGTGCCGGACGGCCGCCGCCAGCACCTCCGGCCGGGTCGAGAGGGTCCCCGCGCCCGCCGGGACCGCCTCCACCGCCTCCGTGGTCGCCAGCGCCACCACCGGCATGCCCAGGTGCATCGCCTCCAGCAGGGACAGGCCGAGCGACGTCCACCGCACCGGGTGCAGGTACAGGCGCCGCTGCGCCATCGCCGCGTGCAGGTCCCGCTGCGGCAGGTCGCGGGCCCGGCACCGCTCCTCGGGCAGGCCCAGGTGCGCGGCCAGCCCCTCGGTGCGCATGCCGAACACGTCGAGCGGCGCCGCCTCCGACAGCGCGGGCAGCAGGTCGGTACCGGTGTACCGGCCGCGCCGCACCGGTTCGTTGACGACGACCGCCGCGCGGGGCAGCCGCCCCGTGTACAGGTGGCCGGGGTCGACGACGCCGTGCTCGATCACCTCGGTGCGGGCCCGGCCGCTGTCCCAGAACAGCCGGTTGAAGTGGGTGACGTGGACGAGGGTCAGCCCGTCGCGGTCGGCGCACGGGTGCCGGGTGTCGGGCACGTTCCCGTCGGGCGCGTTGTGCTCCAGGTACACGGCGGGCACGTCCCGGCCGGGGCGGCGCCCGCCCAGCCAGCGCTCGGCGAGGTCGAACTCCTCGGGCCGCTGGAGGAGCACCACGTCGACCGGTTCGCCCCTCAGCCGCTCGGGCGTCACCTCCCGTACGGTGGCGGGCCAGTCGAACGTCCGCGCCCGGCCCCGCCCGTCGGGCCCCCGGTCGGGCAGCACGGGGACCAGGCAGGTGTGCGGGCCCTGGACGAACGCCGTCGTCCAGGAGCCGTGGACGTGCCAGAGCAGGATGTTCACCGCGCCGACCTCCTCACGGACTGGGAGTCCTGCGAGTCCGAGGTGAAGAAGCTCCCGCGGCGCACCGCGTAGGGGCCGATCGCCAGCAGGTCCACGGGCGTGGAGCCGAAGCACTCCAGGGCGTCGCGCGGGTCGTCCACCATCGGCCGGCCGGCCGTGTTGAGGCTGGTGTTGACGACCACCGGCAGCCCGGTGCGCCGCTCGAACTCCTCCAGCATCCGGGCGACCAGCGGCTCGGCGGCCCGGTCGACGGTCTGGACGCGGGCGG
It includes:
- a CDS encoding SpoIIE family protein phosphatase encodes the protein MVTFSDRLRSVSVRSLAERHPRSVAGQVFALQVALVVLLVLGTLLALLLQSRYDGDREARTRSVAVAEAFAHAPGLPEVLARPDPSRVLQPAAEAARRRAGVDFIVVMNVDGIRYSHPLPQRIGQRFVGTIEPSLAGKVHTEHVRGPLGEEVQAVVPVTDADGRVVGLVSAGLKVRNVTGAVDRQLPVILGTSAAGLAVATAGTALVARRLRRQTHGLGPAEMTRVYEHHDAVLHAVREGVVIVAGDGRLLLANDEAVRLLGLPPGAEGRHVSELPDLDPRMADLLRSGRLATDEVVPAAGRLLAVNQRPTSPHGGHGGTVVTVRDTTELRTLSGRAQVARKRLDLLYEAGVGIGTTLDVARTAQELADVAVPRFADFATVDLAEPVLRGDEPAATVGAMRRAASRGVRDDHPLYPVGHAIDFLASTPQARGLDSGRAELVPDLSRAPGWHAQDPQRAGRIVAYGIHSLIAVPLRARGTVLGVVNFWRSEKPGPFDEEDVALAEELAARAAVAIDNARRYTREHTMAVTLQRSLLPRALPEQSAVDAAHRYLPAQSGVGGDWFDVIPLPGGRVALVVGDVVGHGLHAAATMGRLRTAVHNFSTLDLPPDELLGRLDDLVGRIDQDETEAGGGAGTIGATCLYAVYDPVTRRCALSRAGHPLPALVHPDGTVEFPDLPAGPPLGLGGVPFETAERELAEGSLLVFYTDGLIEERSRDIDVGLELLREALAHPGRGPEESCRAVLDALLPDRPADDVALLIARTRVLGPDRVADWDVPFRPEAVAELRAAAGERLGAWGLSEAAFATELILGELVTNAIRYGSAPVHVRLIHDRGLTCEVSDGSSTSPHLRYAADTDEGGRGLLLVARLAERWGTRYTERGKVVWAEQSLPGAGPYGTGPPPGPSGANLP
- a CDS encoding DUF2795 domain-containing protein, translating into MNVNPIEMQRNLSGVSYPASKDDVVRQAKENGAGKEVMEALKSLPDKEYDSPTAINKEVGGDS
- a CDS encoding DUF5133 domain-containing protein; the protein is MLLAHPAVLRELVARYESLCAAAQDHAIAPDLQRRLDDVTYTLCVTTGTRKLEHALAAARARLAATAAG
- a CDS encoding MurR/RpiR family transcriptional regulator; this encodes MPSGQRARAQAAAITPGRPVPKAGPTERVRALFTGHRLSPAQRRIAQYLVDHLTEAAFLSITDLAERAGVSQPSVTRFATSLGYSGFPALREALQPIALSAVAGAADSREEIRSNELQSAVDAEIANLETLRRVLADPGQVLEVGRRLARSVPLTVVGLRISASLAEYFAYAARRIHPDVRVVTRGGSVAYDALLQAWEAGGSWVLAYAMPRHANETLEAVRVARDTGLRVALISDSTLGPLREEVDAVLTAPTGSRLVFDSYAAPGVLSAAVLQAMADAEPERTQSRLERYEQVALQHDFFLDD
- a CDS encoding DUF3140 domain-containing protein, whose product is MAASDQISAELWDEFHTVVNMTSRELQEWLSTQAAGEETEELPDRAGPRTGRRVLEILGKRRTDLTEDDVAVMRRVRDIVRSQRDPDLEPEAGGTDWRHGLMNIGHDPLKPV
- a CDS encoding SDR family oxidoreductase — encoded protein: MGGSGVRVDLRGRQALVTGGARGLGASIVRRLAEAGAPVLVADVRKELARELCDELNGNGGDTRFVELDVRDPDAVAGVFRELDGAGRPVDVLINNAAVDVSKPIEHLTADEVTRVVQTNLLGPVYLCLEAYRRMVARGGGHIVNILSTASRRTWTEAGPYAAGKSGLRAFTHTLFKEAQRDCPGIGVTGIVAGGMETPFIMDRFPETDVSMLQSPDVVADAVLYALSVPDGSVAGEIVVVPRREPSWP
- the rfaE2 gene encoding D-glycero-beta-D-manno-heptose 1-phosphate adenylyltransferase, which codes for AALAARDGREVVLVAALGDDPASDAVRLSLEGRVRLVELPLRGTLPVKTRVLASGRPLVRIDRGGGDPGEPGGAVRDALSGAHAVLVADYGRRTADAVREVLAAVAPRVPVVWDPHPRGGAPVPGVRIATPNAAEARALAPGAGGESLRAYARRGAELAERWRAAAVAVTLGERGVLLTRPGPGAGTPMLVPVPYRASGDPCGAGDCFASAAAAALADGALPEEAVELGVAEAAAFVAAGGAGNPALWRTPPAPERHEPPVADPFALAERVRARGGTVVATGGCFDLLHAGHVGLLESARRIGDCLIVCVNSDASVARLKGPGRPLNPVADRTRVLAGLGSVDAIAVFDGDTPAELLTRLRPDVWVKGGDYSAEDLPEAEVLRGWGGQAVVLPYLDGRSTTLLAHRAARAAVRPARD
- a CDS encoding D-sedoheptulose-7-phosphate isomerase, with the protein product MSDHSLPSGFPPAAREAALRHCASLEDAVGRFRRDHLDRIARWGARLAVVLPGGGRLLAAGNGGSAAQAQHLTAELVGRYRRERPAYSAISLHAETSSLTAIGNDYGFDQVYARQVAAHGRPGDVLLLLSTSGRSGNLVAAAAAARAAGMRVWALTGPAPNPLAEAAHEALCVDAASTATVQEAHLVAVHVLCECFDAAAEAGPVRRTGGAAGAFQPAAARRRTS
- a CDS encoding glycosyltransferase encodes the protein MTGHDPAGPLSVVLVSEHASPLAALGGVDAGGQNVHVARLAGALADRGHEVAVFTRRDDHGLPDEVVMRPGVVVHHVPAGPPEPVPKDELLPYMDAFGRYTARVLEGRPPDVVHSHFWMSGVAAVRAARALRVPLLHTYHALGTVKRRHQKAADTSPPERIAAECEVGLACDRIVATCRDEVRELRRMGIPPERVSVVPCGVDPGQFSPAGPAAPRGPFRYRLVQLGRLVPRKGAAVTIAALSRLPGTELLVVGGPPPSGLDADPEVRRLRGVARLAGVADRVRFTGAVSRDEVAPLLRSADVVVCPGDYEPFGIVPLEAMACGRPVVATAVGGQLDTVDDPGCGRLVPPRDPAALARAAGEFLADPDLRAACGAAGRRRVLDRYDWKRVGAATEAVYARVRAARPAVTGAA
- a CDS encoding glycosyltransferase is translated as MNILLWHVHGSWTTAFVQGPHTCLVPVLPDRGPDGRGRARTFDWPATVREVTPERLRGEPVDVVLLQRPEEFDLAERWLGGRRPGRDVPAVYLEHNAPDGNVPDTRHPCADRDGLTLVHVTHFNRLFWDSGRARTEVIEHGVVDPGHLYTGRLPRAAVVVNEPVRRGRYTGTDLLPALSEAAPLDVFGMRTEGLAAHLGLPEERCRARDLPQRDLHAAMAQRRLYLHPVRWTSLGLSLLEAMHLGMPVVALATTEAVEAVPAGAGTLSTRPEVLAAAVRHYLQEPEAAAEDGARARQAALERYGLKRFLDDWERVLTEVRS